gggcaggcagtgtaaaggaagcaaggactctgcaggaggacttggacaggtgaggagagtgggcagaaaagtggcaaatgaaattcagtctagcaaagtgcggagtcattttggtaataagaataaagacgtagattattttctaaatcgagagagaatccagaaatcggagggtcttgggagtgctggtgcaggactcccaaaattttaatttgcaagtcgaatcggtagtaaagaaggcaaattcaatgctagcatttatatcaagaggactggaatataaaaacagaaatgtaatgctgaggctctataaggcgctgctcaggccgcatttgaagtactgtgagcaaatttgggctccatatctgaggaaggatgtgctggctctggagagggtccaggggaggtttacaagaattattccaggaatgagtggtttgggtatagggttgccaactgtcccgtattagccgggacatcccgtatattgggctaaattggtttgtccccttcgggagcgcccttgtcccgtattaggcccgggggggcgctgtaggcctggacactgtagcctcGGACAGTGCAGACCCGGAGgctcgggcgccacctaacggaggttgggtaacaacccgcctcccggcccgggcggccgccatgggtggagtgggagcacgtggccgctggctgggtgaggtcacgtggggcacggggcagtgacgtcaccttttgtcccttatttgggagtgagaaagttggtaaCCCCCTAGTTggttacaacatttagtgcaagataaattccgattaaaggtagttcaaaggtctccaatgaggtagataggaagtTAGGCCcacactccagctgatgagaggactgttcagttgcctgataacagctgtgaagaaactgtccctgaatctggaggtgtgcattttcaagcttctgtacctcttgcccgatgggagagggagagaagagggagtgcccagggtgcgactcgtccttgattatgctgctggccttgtccttgattatgctgaggcagtgtgaagtgtggatggagtaaatggaagggagacagacacaaaatgctggaggaactcagcgggacaggcagcatttctggagagaaggaatgggtgacatttcaggtcgagaccctttttcagcctgagagtcaggggaaagggaaacgggagatatagaggGTGATGcggagaggtatagaacaaatgaatgaaagatatgcaaaaaagtacaatgataaaggaaacaggccattgttagctgtttgctaggtgagaacgagaagctggtgtgacttgggtgtgggaaggatggagagagaggggatgctggggttacttgaagttagagaaatcaataatcatacccctaggttgtaagctgcccaagcgaaatatgagatcgtGTCCCtccataaatattgatttctctccagaaatgctgcctgccctgctgagttactccagcattttgtgtctatcttcagtttaaaccagcatctgcagttctttcatgctcaatgaattgaattgaattaaataaattttattagccaagtatgtgtacatacaaggaatttgccttggtgccttGGAAGGTTTGGGCTGcgacaatttcttgtggtcttggatggaggtgtacccaaaccatgctgtgatgcaccccaTGGTAAAATGCCTTGTGGAGAGCATCTGAACCCTTCAGCACGTTCAGTCAGcactttgtcaaccagcatctgcagtgtccacCTCTGATGGACAATGTTTAGTGGCGCAGAGGCGCCCTCTGgtgctaccgctgcgtcactgcacCGGGAGTCGAAGTAGCACATGCGCAGTGTGGCACACAGAGCTGGGGCACATGCGCAGTGCGGCACACGGAGCTGGTCCATCATGGCGCATGCGCAGTGCGGCACACGGAGCTGGGGTCCATCACGGCACATGCGTAgtgctgcacacacacacacacacacacacacaagcacacttgACGCATGCGCATTAGCAACAACGCAGCTGCTGCCTATTGCACATGCgcagcacaaacacacacgcacacgacgCATGCGCATTAGCAACAACGCAGCTACTGCCGACTGCAAATGCGCAGTGCGGCGCACGGAGCGTCCCCTCAGCGCCTGCGCAGTAGCAGTCATGCGGCGCATGCGCGCTGTCGATCTGCAGGCTTTCCGGTCCCGGCAGCGCAGGCGCAGTGGTTGCGGTGGACGGGCGGCCATCGCAGCGGCGCAGGATGATCATCCCCGTGCGCTGCTTCACCTGCGGCAAAGTGGTCGGCAACAAGTGGGAGGCCTACCTGGGCCTGCTGCAGGCCGAGTACACCGAGGGGTGAGTGCGCCGGGCCCGGGTCTCCGCGCCGCTGGGCGGTTGGGAAGGGCCCGCACTCCGCGGgggtcagagagtcacacagcacaggcccttcggcccactctgcccatgctgacccaccTGGCCCATGCTGACCCACCTACACGAGTCCCGCCCGCCTGCGGCACTTCAgtttacagcgcggacacaggcctttcggcccacccttCCCCTGCTGACCCACCCCGCCCATgctgccccaccctgcccatgctgacccacctacacgagtcccacccgcctgcctgCGGCccattgtagtttagagatacagcgcggacacaggcccttcggcccaccccgcccatgctgacccacctacacgagtcccacccgcctgcctgCGGCccattgtagtttagagatacagcgcggacacaggcccttcggcccaccccgcccatgctgacccacctacacgagtcccacccgcctgcctgCGGCccattgtagtttagagatacagcgcggacacaggcccttcggcccaccccgcccatgctgacccacctacacgagtcccacccgcctgcctgCGGCccattgtagtttagagatacagcgcggacacagccAGGCCCTTCGtccggccgcccagcgatccccgcacactcactaacaccacccgacacacactcgggacagtttacacacactagaagccagttaacctgcaaacctgcgcgtctgtggagtgtggggggaaaccggagcacccggagaaaacccacccacgcggtcacagtgagaacgtacaaactccgtacagacagcgcccgtggtcgggatcgatcccgactccaCCGCTGGCTGCGCCACCAAAGCCCTTCAGACAGTGCCTGTGTCAATGGTTGAGCTGAACTGACTTTGCCGTCCATTTCTATCCTGTTGCCTTTAGAGGGATAGGAACCATGTGCAGTTTAAGTTGCCACAATGGTTAGCAcagatgtgggctgaagggcctgtccctatgCTGCAATATTCTGTTTCCACGTAGGTAAAGAATTTCTTAATCACGAACAGCTCAATAATCTGTGATTTGAGTCTAGTTTGGACATGCAGAGTGGaaatgcccttcggcctaccaggtctgcgtcgaccaacgatcacactAGTTTAGCcgtacgttagtttagtttagctacagcgcataaacaggcccttcggcccactgagtccacgtcgatcactattctatcctgcacatgaggaataatttacagaaaccaattttaacctacaatcctgcacatctttggaatatggaaggaaactggagcacctggagaatccccacaagttcacagggagaatgtacaaactctacaagcagcacctgtagtcaggaccgaaccagggtatctggtgctgtaaggcagcaactcaaccgctgtgctaCCCTGAATATGAATCCTTCATATTGAAGATGGAGATAAATGTCCTTACTAAATGATGGAGAATGGGCAGGAAGGGAGTTTAGATTAACAGTACCTAAGTGTTAGGGTCTACACAGAAGCCTACCCTTTAGGGTTTTGTATGCTCTGATGCTGATTAAGATATTATTCTAATGTACGTTTCTCTGTTAAATTTATTCTGATAATACCACCTTCCACACCATCACTTCTAGTACAACTTCTCTCTTTTTTAACTGTCACTTGTCTGCCTGTTCCCACTTCTATACTTCCCTTGGCTGCATCTTTCTCCTCCTTCCTCGTGCCCTATAACCCCCGCccctccaacacacacacacaaactcccaCCTGCATTTTTAGTTAACAAGCTTGAGGAACTAGCAGGCCCTCTTTGAACAAAGTACTCCACATGCAGCACCCTGGGTTTAAAATCAAGATCACTGGGTCGAGAAAAGCAATACTTTAAGACTGCCCGagggtggagtaattcagcgagtgagacagcatagaaacatagaaaataggtgcaggagtaggccattcggcccttcgagcctgcaccgccattcaatatgatcatggctgatcatccaactcagtatcctgtacctgccttctctccataccccctgatccctttagccacaagggccacatctaactccctcttaaatatagccaatgaactggcctcaactactttctgtggcagagaattccacagattcaccactctctgtgtgaaaaaaaactttctcatctctgtcttaaaagacttcccccttatccttaaactgtgaccccttgttctggacttccccaacatcgggaacaatcttcccgcatctagcctgtccaacccctgaagaattttcccgcatctagcccccataatcttcccgcatctagcctgtccaaccccttaagaattttgtaagtttctataagatccccctcaatcttctaaatttcagcaagtacaagccgagtctatccagtctttcttcatatgaaagtcctgccatcccaggaatcaatctggtctctgtactccctctatgacaagaatgtctttcctcagattaggagaccaaatctgtacgcaatactccaggtgtggtctcaccaatgccctgtacaactgcagcagaacctccctgctcctatactcaaatcccctcgctatgaataccattcgcatctctggagaaaaggattaggcgacgtttcgggtcgagacctgaaacatcacctgttccttatctccagagatgctgcctgagccgctgagttgctccagcgtttagttatccggtttaaaccagcatctgccgttccttcctgcacaactttAGACTGCCCCGTGGGTGGAAGGTTGAATTGCTCCAACCTTTCTGCAGTTGAGGGAGAGTGACCCGTGTCTCTCATGGGTCTTGATTTGTTCCATAATGAGATTGAATCGCCCTGTGATTCACGGTGGGTTACATGTTTCTAGTGATGCACTGGACGCGCTGGGCCTGAAGAGGTATTGCTGTCGTCGGATGCTCCTCTCCCACGTGGACCTGATTGAGAAACTCCTGAACTACGCTCCCCTGGAGAAATGATCGATCCTTGACTTTTGGATCATGATAATGGCAAAGTATTGGTCTAACCTCGCTGGTGTGACAGCAGAACTCTACACAAAGATCTGAAGAACATGATCTGGAAGAAGACAATTTGCATTGCTGTATCTTAAATAAAAATGGGGATTTTATATTATCAGTGCATATGAATGAGAAGtttattttcattcattcatttcatttcgtacatgttaaaagacatcaattaaaaaacaaaataaacaaaaaacagaagaaatacaaagaatttcatccattacttaacgtctttacatgtgtgaaaaggagtaggaagaagtgtgaacttatttaatcctacccccattccctaatcaatatttatcaagtattaactataactaatacctaaaatacatatataactacatatatactcactcacccctacaatcatatgaatatacctatttacacaataatgtctatattaactacatctgatatatatacatacattaggccaatcatatatatacatatatatacccgaccatttatatacaaaatataaatacaaatatagtcacccacccgtataataagtcagatattaatataAAAATACTcctacacccttatatgttcatatagatatacttatttaaataatgatgtgttattatatgtagacccctggtgacttaatccccctcctcactacctagaaaaaatcatgtgtttatatttgtttttaaactggatgatgtttgaacattgttttaattccgcattcattctgttccatagctttactccactgattgatatagaaaatcttttcattgttttcAACTTTTCATATTTGACTACTTTGCTGGTAAAAGGCGATCCCTTTTCTTTTTAAAGAGATCTTTATTCCCTTACGGTGATTAGTGGACTGGAAAGTAATCATTTTGTCATAATCTTATTTGGTGTACTGAACCATAAATGTCAGCCGTTCAGGATCCCACCCACCTGCACTTTTGAAGTAATTCTCACTCCAGTTACTAAGTGTTACATCAGAATACATCCAGTGATAGGAGAGGTCTGTGACCATTCTCAATTCTGTAGTTTATCTGCTCTGAAGGTGACTTTGAGCCGACACTGAAGAAATGACAAGGAGGACCAAGCCTCCTtggtcggtggcgcagcggtagagttgctgccttacagcgaatgcagcgccggagactcaggttcgtacgggtgctgtactgtacggagtttgtgcgttctccccgtgacctgcgtgggttttctccgagatcttcggtttcctcccacactccaaagacgtacaggtttgtaggttaattggctgggcaaatgttaaaaaaaaaaaaattgtccctagtgggtgtaggatagtgttaatgtgcggggatcgctgggcggcgcggacccggtgggccgaagggcctgtttctgcgctgtatctctaaatctaaatatctaaAGCCAGTGCATGCCCTGTCCTGTACCTTCACAGCATGAGTGCCTGGGCATTATCCTGCACAGCAGCCTTTCTTTGCCTTAGTGGCAAAGCCAGTTTTGTGTCAAAGTTAATTACTGTGTAGGACTTTGCTAATGAAGAGGTTGCCGCTTTCAATTACACCAAAACAAAGTGCTGTAAATACCTGGGTTCAGCAGCATTCGAGGAATGTGAATAATATGGGTAAATAGTGCTTCAGTACCAACCTGACATGGTAACTTTCTCTCCACTCTTTGATGTCTAGAAATGAGATTTGATATTTCACTATGTATACATTTCATTTGACGTGTAAATGTCCTCACTGCAGTTTTTTACTCCACTAATTTtgatttgtaatttaaaattgaagagtaaattttgccgggcccgcaggagggatttggacccaaggggtccacgcccgtctagttgcTACCTAAAATTTAGGGTTGGTAACCCTGCTCTTCCTGAAACTAGGTAGTAATGTTATTATACTCTGAACAATGTGTCACTGTTCCGGTCATTATTCAGAGTAAAAATAACATCTTTCTATTACTAAAGCTCTCATCCCCAGGGGCACTCCCTTCCCAGCAACAGGTCCATGGTTGGgccgagaggggagtggaggaggggggtagggagggagggagaggggtggggggagagggtgggaatgGGGTGAAGGGGTCGGGGAGGGAGTCGTGTGGTttagggggaggaatgggtgaaggtgtggggggggggggggggggagggagggaggggtgaagggaaggggaagagagaccaatgcaggagtggtttgagaCCAatgcacttggtctagtatatattactaaaactcatcttgtatGTGGGTTTGCGTGTTTGTGAATATATTTGTTCTGgaaatgcagccaaaatggtatacgatagcgtgacaattttaggcccaacttactcaccattgtcttgaggttcaaatgtttgttatattttttaagtttttctctttttaaactttaaaaatcaccctTTTAagtaaaaaaaatcagttttccATTTCCACTGACCATCAGCAgcattcgacgtcacaatgggacccgcccgagtgacgggagtggcagccaatgggaTGGGGGGGGCATGATGGCCGCCGAGGGCAGGACCCAcgagagtggcggccaatgagggggggggggagctgctgAGCCGACGAGCTGAAACTTTAATGGATGCGCTCCCCCCttcgccgggaggaccggcgcacgtctgaccttcctcccgtggcagAGGGGGTCCATGGATCGtcggttggggagggttgccgggcccgcaggagaggtttgccgggcccgcaggagggatttggacccaaggggtccacgcccgtctagttgcTACCTAAAATTTAGGGTTGGTAACCCTGCTATTCCTGAAACTAAGTAAtgctatttcatatttcatattttatatatttttcatatttcagatacagcgcggaaacaggccttttcggcccaccaagtccgcaccgcccagtgatccccgcacattaacactatcctacacacactagggacaatttttaaatttacccagtcaacctacatacctgtacgtctttggagtgtgggaggaaaccgaagatctcggagaaaacccacgcaggtcacggggagaacgcacaaactccttacagtgcagcacccgtagtcaggatcgaacctgagtctccggcgctgcattcgctgtaaagcagcaactctaccgctgcgctaccgtgccgcccgattatACGCTGAAGAATGTGTTACTATTCCACGCATTATTCAGAGTAATATAACATTACTACCTAGTTTCAGGAATATCGGTTCCCTCCCTTAAATTTTAATCACAAGAAAAAATTACAAAAGCCTGATAATTCCTGGTAAGTTCAGATACCAGCCACCACCAAACGATGAATAATCATTTCTCTGGGATGAATTTGGGTGCTAATTCCTCCACAGTCGATTGGAATTGTAG
This genomic window from Rhinoraja longicauda isolate Sanriku21f chromosome 40, sRhiLon1.1, whole genome shotgun sequence contains:
- the polr2l gene encoding DNA-directed RNA polymerases I, II, and III subunit RPABC5, with protein sequence MIIPVRCFTCGKVVGNKWEAYLGLLQAEYTEGDALDALGLKRYCCRRMLLSHVDLIEKLLNYAPLEK